ACGGACGACGATTCCCAGAGCGACCGCGCACCGGCTGGCTGTCGCACTCGAGGTGCACCGGCTGCTGGCCCGCGATGCCGACGGACGGTTCACAGCCGGTCCGCGGTTGGCCGAACTGGCCGCAGCCGCAGCCGATCCGCTGCTCGAGCGGGCGAGCGAGGTGCTGGCCTGGGTTCGCGACACCGCGGGTGAGAGCGCCCAGCTCTACCGCCGCGACGGGCTCGAACGGGTCTGCGTGGCAGCCGCCGAGCGGGCCACCGGCCTGCGCACCACAGTGCCGCTGGGCGCCCGGCTGCCACTGACCGCAGGCTCCGGCGCGCAGGTGCTGTGCGCTTGGGAGCCAACCGAGACGATCGCGGCGCTGCTGCGCACCGCCCAGTTCACCGAGCGTTCCCTGGCCGAGGTTCGTCGGCGGGGATGGGCCCAGTCGATCGGCCAGCGAGAGGCGGGCGTCGCTTCGGTGTCAGCGCCGATTTTCGGCCGAGGTCGCCGGGTGATCGCTGCGATCTCCATCTCTGGACCCATCGAGCGACTGGGCCGCTCACCCGGCCAGCGCTTCGCTCCCATCCTCGCAGTCGCCGCCCAGCGCCTGCAGGACCCGCGCCTGGACCCATCAACGCCCTGACACCTGGTCAGCTGGAAAAGCCAAAGGGGGCAACCGCGATGCGGCTGCCCCCTTCGGGCCAGAGGCGGGCTACCGGTTCTGACAGATCGGCGCCCGGATCGCGGCTGGTTCAGCGGCGAACGGCCGAGCGATTTCCGACCCGCATCCAGATCAGCAGCGCGATGACCGAGCCGATGACCGAGCCGATGATGCCCGAGGGCTGGAAGAAGCCCTCGCTGCCGTCCTTGTGGAAGATCAGGTAGCCGAGAAAGCCACCGATGAAGGACCCGACTATGCCGAGCAGGATCGTCCCGGCGATGCCGATGTCCTGCTTGCCGGGAACCAGCAGCCGAGCGAGCGCGCCCGCGATGAGACCGATGACAATAAGGGAGATGATCAAACCGAGCATGAGACGCTCCTTCGTGGGATAGAGATGAGCTGAGGTGGAACGACCCTCGGCGGCGGGTAGGCGGTGCGGATAAAGCGGTGCGAATACGGCAGTGCTGAGGCGCTAGGTACGCCAAGTCCCCGCCGGCAACGCTCCGGCGGGGACAAGCGCTGTCAGTCCTTGAACGCGTCCTTGACCTTTTCGCCGGCCTGCTTGAGGTTGCCCTTGGTCTGGTCGACCTGGCCTTCGGCCCTCATGTCGTCATCGCCAGTCGCTTCGCCTGCCCGCTCCTTGGCCATGCCGCCGACCTCTTCGGCCTTGTTCTTTGCCTTGTCCAGTGCACTCATGAGTACTCCTTATCATCGACGGGATGCCCCAAGGGCATCACCGGATCTTGCCACAGCCAGGACGAAGGCTCAGGTGGGAGCAGCCGCCCGGCCGGGTCTAGGGCTTCACGACAGCACGGTGACTTGGGGCGCCGAGGCCCTGTCCGCGCAAGCCTGGACGAGCCGTTCGAGCCGTTCGTGGGCGAGCCGTTCGGTGAGCTCTGGAAGCGCGCCGACCGGTGAGCCCCGCAGGTGCTGGCGGGATTCTCGTACCACCTCGACGATGGCGGTGAGGGAGAGCCGATCCTCGAATTCGCGGAACAACCGCTCCACTATGTCGGCAAAGGACCGGTCGTGATAGTCAGGCTCGCCGTCCGGCGAGAGTCGGGTATCCGGCAGTGTGGTCATACGGACCTCGGAGATCAACCAGAGGTAAGCGTCAACTGCGGCACCAGCCCTGGAGCCAGACTGGCTCAGCGTGCCCCGCAAGCGACGTCGACCTGCTTTGAACGGGAATCGTTCACGGCTGGCTGTATAGCCGATCTAGGTACTCTAACCGGTGACGGCCTGATGTGGGATAACAATGTCGAACACCATTCCTATTTGCTGGTGTTGACGGTGAATATTCAAACGTTAGGTAGTCGTCAAAGAACTGCGGAAATCGCTTCGGCGACCTCGTCCGTCGACCGGTCAGCGGCCACCTCGCGGAGCAGGCCGCGGGTCCGGTAGTGCTCGACCAGCGGCCTGGTCTCGGCCTCGAACACTCGCAGCCGGTCGGTGATCACCTTAGGCGTGTCGTCGCTGCGCCCGGACGTGGCCGCCCGCTCAGACAAGCGCTTGACAAGCACGGCCTCGGGGACGGCCAGAAAGATCACTCGCTCGGGGCCGGCGCCGGACTCGGCGGCCACCTCCTCAGCTTGGACAGCCTGCGCCACCGACCGGGGAAAGCCGTCCAGGACGTAACCGCCGGCCCTGGCCGCGGCCAGCACCACCGGCACCACCAGCTTGAAGGTCAGCTCATCAGGCACCAGCTGACCGGAGTCGAGATAACCGGCGACCAATCGGCCGAGCTCGGTCCGGTCGCGGACCTCGGCACGCAGCAAGTCCCCGGAGGCGATGTGCGGCACGCCGAGACGGGCGGCCAACCGCTGGCCTTGGGTGCCCTTGCCCGAGCCGGGGGCCCCCAGCAAGATCAATCTCACCGCGGACGCCGCGCGAGCTGACCTTCGGCGTCGGCGAGCAATCGCACCACCGAACGGCCCAACCGCACGTCGCAGGGGTGGCTGGGCGCCGGCTGCCGGGCCGCGGCCGCCAGCTCACGTGCCGCCGTCGCCAGCGCCTGACTGGCATCGCCTGAGGAACCCGGCATCATCGAGCGCCCGGCCGCGCCCCACACCTCCAGGCTCACCTCCGAAGCCGCCTCCGGGGTGTCGATGCTGACCGCGTAGCTGCTGCTCACCCCCGACTCGTGCCGCAGGATCAGGTGCACCAGGTCGCGCCGGCCGGGCCGGGCCGTGATCTCGACGATCGGGCCCAGCGCGCCGGTCAGCATCGCCAGGGCATGCGGGCCCACGTCCCACAGGCCGCCCTTGTCGTGGCGCCAGGGGGTGTCGAAGGGGCTGCCGGCCGCGAAGGCCGAGCCGAGCCAGAGCCCGGCCGCGCCGTCCCAATCCGAGCGCTGCGCGACCTGATCCAGCCACTGCCGCTGGCCGGCGTCGAAGCGAGCGGTGAAGAACACCACCGAGGCGACGCCGGCCTCGGCCACCGCCTCGGCCAACCGGTCGGCCTCAGCCACCGACACGGCGATCGGCTTCTCCAGCAGCAGATGCTTGCCCGCCCGGGCGGCCCGCAGCGCCAACTCGGCCTGCACCTGGGGCGGCACCGAGAAGGCGACCGCGTCCACGTCGGCGAACAGCTGGTCGACCCGTTCGTAGCCGGGGACGCCCAGCTCGGCGGCCAGCGCCGCCGTCTTGGCGCTGTCACGGCCCCAGATCCCACTGAGCTCGACGGACGGTTCGCTTCTCAGACCGGCCGCATGGGTGACCCGTGCCCAGTGACCGTTGCCGACCAGCCCTACCCGCATGCTCATCACCGCCCTCCTCTGGAAGCTGACTCGGTCCGCTAGGGACCGAGCCCAACTCTGCCACTGGCGAATGACCGGCTTGTACCCAGTCGCTGAGAAGGCGGCGCCAGACTGAGGCCATGAGCATCTCCAGCGAACACCCGTTCCTGCCGCCGGAGGCTGAACGCAGCCCGATCCGGCGGCTCCGCGGCCGGTTGCCGTCGCCGGTGACGCTGTGGACCGCAGGCTCGGGTGAGGACCGCTCCGGTCTGACGGTGTCCTCGCTGCTGGTGGCCGACGGCGAGCCGGGTTACGTCGCCGGTGTGCTGGACCCGCTGTCGGAGCTGTGGGACGGCTTGCGGGGCACCGGCGTCGCGGTGGTCACGCTGCTCAGCTGGCAGCATCAGCGACTGGCCGACGCCTTCGGCTACGTCGCGCCCGCGCCCGGAGGGCCGTTCCGACTGGCGGAGTGGACCCAGACCGACTGGGGCCCGGCGCTGCAGGGCGCCGGCGGCTGGGCCGGTTGCCGGCTCAGCGACCGGCCGCCGGTTCAGCTCGGCTGGGGCCTGCTGGTGCAGCTGGAGGTGGCGCACACCGAGTTCGGGGACGAGCAGCCGCCGCTGATCCACCGACGTGGCCGGTACCTCACGCTAGCCCCGGAGCGCGGCGCCCGCGCCCCGGCCGACCCGCAGTCATTCGGCTAGACCTTGGGCTTGTAGAAGGCCAACAGGGCGCGCCAGGTGCGGGCGTCGATGACTCCGTTGGCAGGCAGGCCGTGCCGGA
The sequence above is a segment of the Jatrophihabitans sp. genome. Coding sequences within it:
- a CDS encoding IclR family transcriptional regulator; amino-acid sequence: MGQHSGIGVLDKAVAILAAAATEPAALAELVERTTIPRATAHRLAVALEVHRLLARDADGRFTAGPRLAELAAAAADPLLERASEVLAWVRDTAGESAQLYRRDGLERVCVAAAERATGLRTTVPLGARLPLTAGSGAQVLCAWEPTETIAALLRTAQFTERSLAEVRRRGWAQSIGQREAGVASVSAPIFGRGRRVIAAISISGPIERLGRSPGQRFAPILAVAAQRLQDPRLDPSTP
- a CDS encoding GlsB/YeaQ/YmgE family stress response membrane protein, with the protein product MLGLIISLIVIGLIAGALARLLVPGKQDIGIAGTILLGIVGSFIGGFLGYLIFHKDGSEGFFQPSGIIGSVIGSVIALLIWMRVGNRSAVRR
- a CDS encoding CsbD family protein yields the protein MSALDKAKNKAEEVGGMAKERAGEATGDDDMRAEGQVDQTKGNLKQAGEKVKDAFKD
- a CDS encoding adenylate kinase — protein: MRLILLGAPGSGKGTQGQRLAARLGVPHIASGDLLRAEVRDRTELGRLVAGYLDSGQLVPDELTFKLVVPVVLAAARAGGYVLDGFPRSVAQAVQAEEVAAESGAGPERVIFLAVPEAVLVKRLSERAATSGRSDDTPKVITDRLRVFEAETRPLVEHYRTRGLLREVAADRSTDEVAEAISAVL
- a CDS encoding Gfo/Idh/MocA family oxidoreductase, whose protein sequence is MSMRVGLVGNGHWARVTHAAGLRSEPSVELSGIWGRDSAKTAALAAELGVPGYERVDQLFADVDAVAFSVPPQVQAELALRAARAGKHLLLEKPIAVSVAEADRLAEAVAEAGVASVVFFTARFDAGQRQWLDQVAQRSDWDGAAGLWLGSAFAAGSPFDTPWRHDKGGLWDVGPHALAMLTGALGPIVEITARPGRRDLVHLILRHESGVSSSYAVSIDTPEAASEVSLEVWGAAGRSMMPGSSGDASQALATAARELAAAARQPAPSHPCDVRLGRSVVRLLADAEGQLARRPR
- a CDS encoding flavin reductase family protein, with amino-acid sequence MSISSEHPFLPPEAERSPIRRLRGRLPSPVTLWTAGSGEDRSGLTVSSLLVADGEPGYVAGVLDPLSELWDGLRGTGVAVVTLLSWQHQRLADAFGYVAPAPGGPFRLAEWTQTDWGPALQGAGGWAGCRLSDRPPVQLGWGLLVQLEVAHTEFGDEQPPLIHRRGRYLTLAPERGARAPADPQSFG